The Bradyrhizobium sp. CCBAU 051011 DNA segment TAGGGGAGGCGGACATGCAGCACGTCTACTGGGACATCGAGACGTTCTCACAGGTCAACCTGAAGGATAGCGGCGCGCATATCTACGCGAATGACGAGACGACCGGCATTTTCTTTTTCTGCTACGCCGTCGACGCTGGCGAGGTGCAGACGTGGTGCCCCGGCGATCCCGTGCCGGCGCCGTTCGCCACCCCGACGGACTTCCTGTTCGTCTCTGACAATTTCGGCTTCGAGCGCGCCGTTCACGAGAACATTCTCGCCCGCCACTACGGCTTCCCGCCGATCCCGCTAGAGCACACCGACTGCGCCGAGCGCCGTGCGCTTGCCGCGTCATACCCGGCCGAGCTCGGCTTGCGCTGCGAAGCACTCGGGCTGCCGTTTCACAAGGACCCGGAAGCGCGCAAGGCGATGATGCGACTGGCGCGGCCGCAGACCAAGAAGAAGCTGAACAACAAACCGGAGGACCCGGCGCAGCGCGAACGCGATCTGGTTCTGTTGCTCGAGCGCTGCAAGAGTGACGTCCAAGCGACACGCGCCTGCTTCAATGATCCGCGCTTGCCGCCCTTGCTGCCGGAAGAACGCGCGCTCCTGCTGCTTGATGCCCGCATCAACTCACGCGGCATCGCAGCCCACATACCATTTCTCGAAGCCGCCCGCACGCTCGCGATCAACGAACGCAACGCGATCAACACTCGCCTCGATTACCTGACCGCCGGAGTGATCAAAAGTGTCGATCAGGTGCAGAGAATACGTGAGGCGGCGAATGCTTGCGGCCTGGATCTCGGTTCGCTCGGGAAGCGCTCGGTCGCCGCTGCCCTCGCCCGCCAACCGGAAGGCTTCGCGCGCGAGCTGCTGGTCCTGCGCCAGCGCGGCGCCTATAGCTCGACGCGCAAGTACAAGAAGTTGTTAGAGGTCGCTCACCCGGTTGATCACCGCATTCGTGATGCTTTGCGCATCTATGGTGCCGGACCCGGACGCTGGAGTTCGGTTGGCGCTGGCCAACTGCAGAACCTCGCCCGTAACGACCGCGAGCTCCCCGCCACGCTGGTCGACGCCGTGATCGCCGGTGATCGCGATGAACTGGCGCGCTGGGGCAATCCGCTGCAGGTCGTAAGCGCGGTCTCGCGCGCGGTGTTGTGCGCTGGCCCCGGGCAGCATCTCGTCTGCGCCGACTTCGCCGCCATTGAGTCGCGGGTGCTGGCGTGGTTGGCCGGCGAGACATGGAAGATCGACGCCTACAGGCGGTTTGACACGACCGGCAACAAGCTTATCGAGGTCTACCGCGTCGTCGCCGCGCGCATGCTCAACAAGAGCATCGAGACGATCAGCACGGCTGATCGGCAGAAGGGCAAGGCCACCGATCTGGCCTGCGGCTACGGCGGATCCGTTGGTGCATTGCGCCGCATTGTCGGTGATGACGGGCGCAGCGACGAGGTACTGCAGGCCGACGTGAACCTGTGGCGCACCGCGCATCCGGCCACGCGCAAGCTCGGGCGTAAGCTGGCGCGTGCAATCCGCGTTGCGGTGGGCATCGGACAGAACCGCCCGATCTTAGTCGCGGATGTCCCCCAGCCGCCGCTTTGCGTCGCGTTCGACGGCTACACCTTGACAATGACCCTCCCGAGCGGTCGCGCAATCCATTATCCGGGCGCGCGGCTTGTGCCCAACTCCAAATTCGAAGACGGCGAGGCCGATGTCGAGTTTTTCGACAATGCCAAGCGTCAGTGGAAGCGCGTCCGAGGGTGGTACGGCACGTTCCTTGAGAATGCGGTGCAAGCGATCGCGCGCGACCTTCTCGCTGCAGCTCTGCTGCGTGCCGAGGCACGCGGCTGGTCGGCCGTCTTCCACTGCCACGACGAAATTGTGATCGAGGCGCCGGAAGGCACGCTCCCTGATGCCGAGGTGCTGGCGATGCTCAAGGAGTCGCCGGTGTGGGCGATCGGCCTTCCGCTCAACGGCAAGGTTCACCGCGGGCCGACCTACCTTGAAGCACCGGCGACCAGAGAGCCACCCGAACCGGAGACCGAGCAGGAGCTAGTCGAGCACGCGGTCGACGCATTCGTCGCGGCGACACCGCCTAACCCGAACATCGCGAAGGGAGCGGACGAGGATTTTCTCGCCAGCCTCACCGACACGGTTGCGCCCCTCTATGACTTCGTCACCCTGCCGATGACGGAGAGCCAACACGTCTCCTGTCCGTTCCACGACGACCCGCAACCGAGCTGCAAGATTTACCCGGATCACTGGCATTGCTTCGGCTGCGGTCGCCGCGGCGGGCGGCTCGACTGGCTATGCGACGTCGAAGGCATGACCAAGCGTGAGGCCATCGATGCGCTGCAGGACTGGAGCGGACCGGTTCTGCGCGAGCAGCGCAACGACAGCGCCGCGCGGATCGCGCTCGCATTGCAGCTATGGCAGGAAGCCGGTTCGCTCGCCGGTACGCTTGGCGCACGGTACCTCGCGGAGACGCGCGGCATCGATATCACCCAGTTATCGCCGTCCATTCACGGGGTGCTGCGCTTCCATCCCTCCTGCATATTCGGCACGCGTGCGCGGCACCCGTGCATCGTTGCCCTCATGCGGGACCCGGTGACGGATGCGCCGACCGGGATCCATCGGATCGGTCTCGACCTAACCGGCAACAAGCTCGACCGCATGGCACTCGGGCGCATGGGCGTCGTCAAGCTGTGGCCACCGGATGGCGACCGCCTCGTCATCGGGGAAGGCATCGAGACCGTGCTCGCGGCTGCGACGCGTATCACCTACCGCGACGTGGTGATGACACCGGCATGGGCCGCCTTGAACGAAGCTGGGCTCGCCGGCCTGCCGGTGCTGCCGGGCATCACGCAGCTCACCCTGCTGGTCGACAACGACACCAACGGCGTGGGGCAGAAGGCTGCCGGCAACTGCAAGCGCACCTGGACTGCGGCCGGGCGCACGGTGGCGACACTGATTCCGAAACAGGAAGGTTGGGACTTCAATGACGTGATCTTACGGCAGGGCGCGGCATGAGCGACGACTCCAAGCTAAGCCCAGGCGGCAACGCGGCGGCCATTTCATTCTCGGACTTCGTCGCCTACGCACCGTCACGCTCGTGCATTTACCTGCCGTGTAAAACGCCGTGGCCAAATGCGAGCGTTGACACGCGCTTGCCGCGCATGCCGTTGCTCGACCGACATGGTAACCCGATTGTCGACGGCAGGGGCAAGCCGAGGACGATCGCGGCGAGCGAATGGTTAGAGAAGAACCAGAGCGTCGAAGCGTTCACCTGGATGCCAGGCGAGCCGGAGTTTATCAAAGACAGGCTAGCTGTCGACGGCGGTTGGGTTCGCAAGATCGGCGCCACGACGCTGAACACCTACCGCCCGCCTGATGTTGTGCCCGGCGACGCCGGCAAGGCGCAGCGATGGGTCGACCACTGGCGCAAGCTCTACCCGGACGACGCCGAACATCTGCTCGCCTGGATGGCCGCGCGGGTGCAGCGTCCTGAAGTTAAGCCCAACCACGCCATCGTGCTGGGCGGCAAGCCCGGGATCGGCAAGGACACACTGCTTGAACCGCTGGTGACGGCAGTTGGCGCCTGGAATTTCCGTGACGTGACGGCGAGTCAGTTATTCAGCAAGAATAACGAATTTCTGCGCGGCGTGATCTTACGCGTCAGCGAAGCGCGAGATATGGGCGAGCAAGGGCAAACCAGCCGCTACGGTCTCTACGAGCACGCCAAGAGCGCGCTGGCCATTCCACCTGACACGCTGCGGGTGAACGAAAAGTATCTGCGCGAATACCACATCTTCAATCGTTTCGGGATGATTATCACCACCAACTACCGGGACGCGCTCTACCTGCCCGACAATGACCGCCGCTATTTCATCACCTTTTCCGATCAAGCACCCGAGGAGTTTGGCCCGGCGTTCTGGAAAGATTTTTGGGGCTGGTACAGGAACGGTGGCATCGAACACGTCGTTGCATGGCTCCAGCAATGCGACCTTTCTGCCTTCGACCCGAAGGCAACACCGAGACGCACCGCATCATTCGACTACATGGTCGAGACCGAGCGCGGGGAAGAGTACGCCGAACTGCTCAACGCGATCGATGCGCTCGGCAACCCTAAGGCGCTGACGCTCGCGCAACTGATGGAAAAAGCCCCGTCGCTCGAGTGGCTTCACGATAGGCACAAGCGTCGGTTTATTAGGCACCGGCTCGAACAGTGCGGCTATATCGTCGTGACCAATCCCGAAGCCAAAGATCGGCTGTGGTACGCCAACAAGAAGCGGCAGGTGATCTACGCGCAGTCAGGCTTACCGAACGACCAGCGCCGCGCTGCCGCCATTAGGCTGCAAGACGAGCTCGACGGGCATCGTCAATGATTGGATCGGTTCATTGACGTGGTGATTACTGATCATTGACTTGGACACGTCAGTGATCGGCAGTACTCTAGACAGCAACACTGACGAGGCAGAAAAGCTTCTATTGACGGGCACAACCTCGACCACGTCAGCGATCGTCAGTGTCCGCTTCTCCTCTTTTTAGGAAATAGAAATTGTAGGTATCATAGTGAAGAAGAGGCCCCTTAAAACGTATAAAAAAGGTTGAGAGGGTCTTGCATTACTGATCGTGTGCGGCTGCTAGGGTAATCCTCGGTGGAGTCGAGGGCTCGGTTTGTTACTGCGCAGAACGACCAGCGGGTCAATCGCCGTTCAGGAAGAAGTGCGATATACTGGGCTTCAATCCCCAATGAGCCGGTAGGATGTCGTTGAGCCAAAAACCAAAAGCCGAGGTGCTATCACCCCGCAATAAGATGTCGCTGGACACGCTTGTCGGGGTCAGGGGCGAGATGGCAAGGCTCTATCGGCTTGCGTTGAATGGAAGGATCCCGTCCGACGAAATGACCCGGTTTATCTACGCATTGAAGGAAATCCGTGCTTGCCTTGAGGCGGAGGTCTTGGTCGACGTTCAAGAGCGACTAGCCGCGCTGTCGCGAAATATGGGGAACCACAATGGTCACCGTGTCATCCATCAACCGACTGGTCCAAGCAGTTGACCGGATCGAGAGCCAGAGCCAGCCGCGTCCGTGGAAGGTTGTGACGGTGCCTCGCGGTTATCACGAGGACCCGGATGCCGCGCGAGATCGCCACTATGCGGCGCATCCCGAGGATCGGGGGGCGGATGTCGTGATCTGGCATTTTCGCGATGATAAGGAAAGCGACGAGAGCTAGTTGTTATTCCGCCGGCTGAACCTTCGTAGGAAGAATCAGTCGACGCCGGCTCCGTCACGCCTCCCTCCAAGGATCACACCGCGAGGCGGTCCGAGCAAGCGCGCGACCGTCATCGACTGCCACTTGCCACCGCTTTACCTCACAAAGCCCTTGCCTCGTAGTCCTGTTATGACAATACTACGGGCGTAGTATAGTTATGAACCCAAGGACTAGATTCCCATGCAGGCCGCCATTGCCTACACTCGCCTGAGCAAACCCAACAAGAAGGGTCGCCCCGGCATCGGTCTCGAAGCCCAGCAGGCGGCGCTTGCCGCCTTCGCCAAGGCGGAAGGGTTCGATCTGATCGAGACCTTTGCCGAGACCGAGACCGGTGAGGGAAGCGACGCGCTAGAGAAGCGCCCGCAACTGGCCGCCGCCATGAAGATGGCCAAGAAGCACAAGGCACCCGTGATCGTCGCCAAGCTGGATCGCCTCAGCCGTGATGTACACTTCATCTCGGGCCTGATGGCGCACAGAACGCCATTTATCGTCGCAGAGCTGGGTGCTGACGTCGATCCATTTGTCTTGCACTTATATGCCGCGCTCGCCGAGAAAGAGCGCCGGATGATCTCCCAGCGCACCAAGGACGCGCTCGCATCGCTGAAGGCGCAGGGTAAGAAACTCGGCGGCCTGCGTCCCAAGACGGCGATGCGGATGCAGGCCGCCGACGAGCGTGCCGAGGCGCTGCGCCCCGTGTTCACCCAGCTGCGCGAGCTGTCGGCCAACGCCATCGCCCGCGAGCTGAACGAGCGCCAGATCGCGACACCGAGCGGTAAGCCGTGGTCTGCGGTGACCGTGCTGCGAGTGCAGCGCAGGCTGAAAGGGTTGTCATGAAGGCGCTGACGCGGGTCGGCGAAGCCGTGTGATCCATGACCAACGTCGCCAGTGCGGGGGGTGGGTGACCACCGGGGGGATATGTCGGGATTTGTTCGGTCTGGGACTCCTGTACCAGTTATGGGCCTATATCTCCGAGATCCCGCCGACGTTCTGCCCCTTTCTTCGACATTTCGGCGCCGCAGAATTATCAGGCCCGGGGCAAACCGATGATCCAGCACGTCAACGACATGATCGAGACCACGCACCGCCTAACGCAGCATCGATCTAGCGCGTTTGGCTTGCGCCTCGTCCTCTAATTGGCGGAGTCGCTCGATTTGCGTTCTGAAGCTCGCGGGTAACTCTCGATCCACTGTGAATGAGGACTGCAGTCTCTCGCCGATCTCTCGAACGATCGAGCGGCTATGCCGGGAGTCAATGTCAATGGTGTTTGGCATAACGGTCTTCTCCACACCTGCGCAGAAGGCAAGTTCTAATGCAGACGTTGCTCGTTCTGATCAGGGTGAAGCGCGGCTCTCTGCGCGAGACACACGTTTCGATTAAGGCCTTTAAGCCCCTCGATCGTGATGCGCGTACTGATGCTGCGATAGTGCTCAATCTTCTTAGGACGGCCCTCGCAAGAACACGATCATGAGCCCCATTGCGACCAGGCCGTACAAGCCCGTCACTGTAATGCCGAGACGCATACTGCTCATGATGCCCTCGGAAGGGAGCTTGATCGGTCTGCTGGGCATTGCACGTCCTCATGCAATTTGCCTACCCGAATAGATCACGTCGAAATCGGAAAATCGTTCCGGCCCGAGGTGTATAAATTTGAACACCTGGTTCCGTGAGTTCCCATCGTGCAGTGCCGAGGTTCCCAAACCCCGGCTCAGGGGCAGGGGCGCGATTGCCGCGATCGAACGCCCTAATCCCCCAAAACGATGAAGCCACGCCCATGCCCGCTCTAATCGACGGCATTCGACCACGACAACACGCAAACGAAGGACCACCCCAAAATGTCATTCGACATGAACAACGACTATTCGGCCGCAGGCCCGGAAACGCAGGGTGAAGAGACTGACGCTCGACACGACCCCACGGTCCGCGCTCACCCCAGT contains these protein-coding regions:
- a CDS encoding DNA polymerase, with amino-acid sequence MQHVYWDIETFSQVNLKDSGAHIYANDETTGIFFFCYAVDAGEVQTWCPGDPVPAPFATPTDFLFVSDNFGFERAVHENILARHYGFPPIPLEHTDCAERRALAASYPAELGLRCEALGLPFHKDPEARKAMMRLARPQTKKKLNNKPEDPAQRERDLVLLLERCKSDVQATRACFNDPRLPPLLPEERALLLLDARINSRGIAAHIPFLEAARTLAINERNAINTRLDYLTAGVIKSVDQVQRIREAANACGLDLGSLGKRSVAAALARQPEGFARELLVLRQRGAYSSTRKYKKLLEVAHPVDHRIRDALRIYGAGPGRWSSVGAGQLQNLARNDRELPATLVDAVIAGDRDELARWGNPLQVVSAVSRAVLCAGPGQHLVCADFAAIESRVLAWLAGETWKIDAYRRFDTTGNKLIEVYRVVAARMLNKSIETISTADRQKGKATDLACGYGGSVGALRRIVGDDGRSDEVLQADVNLWRTAHPATRKLGRKLARAIRVAVGIGQNRPILVADVPQPPLCVAFDGYTLTMTLPSGRAIHYPGARLVPNSKFEDGEADVEFFDNAKRQWKRVRGWYGTFLENAVQAIARDLLAAALLRAEARGWSAVFHCHDEIVIEAPEGTLPDAEVLAMLKESPVWAIGLPLNGKVHRGPTYLEAPATREPPEPETEQELVEHAVDAFVAATPPNPNIAKGADEDFLASLTDTVAPLYDFVTLPMTESQHVSCPFHDDPQPSCKIYPDHWHCFGCGRRGGRLDWLCDVEGMTKREAIDALQDWSGPVLREQRNDSAARIALALQLWQEAGSLAGTLGARYLAETRGIDITQLSPSIHGVLRFHPSCIFGTRARHPCIVALMRDPVTDAPTGIHRIGLDLTGNKLDRMALGRMGVVKLWPPDGDRLVIGEGIETVLAAATRITYRDVVMTPAWAALNEAGLAGLPVLPGITQLTLLVDNDTNGVGQKAAGNCKRTWTAAGRTVATLIPKQEGWDFNDVILRQGAA
- a CDS encoding primase-helicase family protein, with the protein product MSDDSKLSPGGNAAAISFSDFVAYAPSRSCIYLPCKTPWPNASVDTRLPRMPLLDRHGNPIVDGRGKPRTIAASEWLEKNQSVEAFTWMPGEPEFIKDRLAVDGGWVRKIGATTLNTYRPPDVVPGDAGKAQRWVDHWRKLYPDDAEHLLAWMAARVQRPEVKPNHAIVLGGKPGIGKDTLLEPLVTAVGAWNFRDVTASQLFSKNNEFLRGVILRVSEARDMGEQGQTSRYGLYEHAKSALAIPPDTLRVNEKYLREYHIFNRFGMIITTNYRDALYLPDNDRRYFITFSDQAPEEFGPAFWKDFWGWYRNGGIEHVVAWLQQCDLSAFDPKATPRRTASFDYMVETERGEEYAELLNAIDALGNPKALTLAQLMEKAPSLEWLHDRHKRRFIRHRLEQCGYIVVTNPEAKDRLWYANKKRQVIYAQSGLPNDQRRAAAIRLQDELDGHRQ
- a CDS encoding recombinase family protein, which translates into the protein MQAAIAYTRLSKPNKKGRPGIGLEAQQAALAAFAKAEGFDLIETFAETETGEGSDALEKRPQLAAAMKMAKKHKAPVIVAKLDRLSRDVHFISGLMAHRTPFIVAELGADVDPFVLHLYAALAEKERRMISQRTKDALASLKAQGKKLGGLRPKTAMRMQAADERAEALRPVFTQLRELSANAIARELNERQIATPSGKPWSAVTVLRVQRRLKGLS